A part of Emys orbicularis isolate rEmyOrb1 chromosome 13, rEmyOrb1.hap1, whole genome shotgun sequence genomic DNA contains:
- the LOC135887867 gene encoding early activation antigen CD69-like has product MSPVLESAILSETEKMWNGSYPAEKMKPEPLLASQETQMKPNGTTHVPIPPQGGESRKICPTGLLSGLKPWAHRWAVPSVVLNLILSILLLIFIIALSAKKSDPVSPAAACPEGWVRYLGKHYYFSEARADWNYSQSNCSALGASLATIDTQQEMAFLMLYKGPSDFWIGLRREPDQPWKWASGTKFNKWFPIAGGEQCAFLNHNDVASSRCSRHTYWICSKPAQKLEGRAK; this is encoded by the exons ATGTCGCCTGTTTTGGAGTCCGCAATTCTTTCGGAGACAGAAAAGATGTGGAACGGGTCATATCCCGCTGAGAAGATGAAGCCAGAGCCACTCCTGGCCTCCCAGGAAACCCAAATGAAACCAAACGGAACAACTCATGTGCCCATCCCCCCACAGGGCGGAGAGAGCCGCAAAATCTGCCCTACAG GTTTGCTGTCTGGGTTGAAACCATGGGCACATCGCTGGGCAGTTCCGAGTGTGGTTCTCAATCTCATACTGagcatcctcctcctcatcttcatcaTTGCACTGTCAG CAAAGAAATCTGATCCTGTCTCCCCAGCGGCCGCCTGCCCAGAGGGCTGGGTCAGGTACCTGGGGAAGCATTACTATTTCTCCGAGGCTAGAGCAGACTGGAACTACAGTCAGAGCAACTGCTCTGCGCTTGGTGCCTCCCTGGCTACGATTGACACCCAGCAGGAAATG gctTTCCTGATGCTCTATAAAGGCCCCTCTGACTTTTGGATCGGCCTCCGGAGGGAACCGGACCAGCCCTGGAAATGGGCCAGTGGCACCAAATTCAACAAGTG gtTTCCAATAGCAGGAGGAGAACAATGTGCTTTTCTGAACCACAACGACGTTGCCAGTTCAAGATGCTCCAGACACACATATTGGATCTGCAGCAAACCAGCGCAGAAACTAGAAGGCCGAGCAAAGTGA